Proteins from one Gimesia maris genomic window:
- a CDS encoding malate dehydrogenase, producing the protein MNVSIIGGGGLVGSCAAFALQAGGIVREIALVDVNQDLVEGQALDLLHGSSLTADQKIYAGGTELVKDSDVIVITAGLRRKPDESRLDLINRNVALFKNILEDVKRVGTKPGAIVFVVSNPVDVLTYLAMKELGLPPQQVIGLGTVLDTTRLRSMLAARLDVPPTQVSTLILGEHGDSMVPIWSAAQIGGLPLEKFPGCNPSLIAEVEKKTRGSGAEVIKKKGGAGFAVGVSIADVVHCIALDQRRILPVSSLQNGAFGLRDVCISVPTVMGRSGVMQHLEIELWPKEQLALTQSGKVLRETVDKVLGGN; encoded by the coding sequence ATGAATGTCAGTATTATCGGTGGTGGCGGGCTCGTGGGCTCTTGTGCCGCCTTTGCATTACAGGCCGGAGGCATCGTCCGGGAAATCGCCCTGGTAGACGTCAATCAGGATCTGGTTGAAGGCCAGGCGCTGGACCTGCTGCACGGCAGTTCCTTAACCGCCGATCAGAAAATCTATGCCGGCGGAACTGAACTCGTGAAAGACAGCGACGTGATCGTGATCACTGCCGGTCTGCGACGTAAACCAGATGAAAGCCGCCTGGATCTGATCAACCGGAACGTGGCTCTGTTCAAAAACATTCTGGAAGATGTGAAGCGTGTCGGAACCAAACCGGGCGCGATTGTGTTTGTCGTCTCCAACCCGGTGGACGTGCTGACCTACCTGGCAATGAAAGAACTCGGACTGCCTCCACAACAGGTGATTGGCCTGGGTACCGTACTTGATACCACCCGCCTCCGCAGCATGCTGGCTGCCCGGTTGGATGTGCCTCCGACACAGGTCTCGACTCTGATTCTGGGTGAGCACGGCGACAGCATGGTACCCATCTGGTCTGCCGCACAAATTGGTGGATTGCCACTCGAAAAATTTCCAGGTTGTAACCCCAGCCTGATTGCCGAAGTCGAAAAGAAAACTCGTGGCAGCGGAGCCGAAGTCATCAAGAAAAAGGGGGGAGCCGGTTTTGCGGTTGGTGTGAGCATCGCGGATGTCGTGCACTGTATCGCCCTTGATCAGCGTCGTATCCTGCCAGTCTCTTCGCTGCAGAATGGTGCCTTCGGTTTACGGGATGTCTGTATTTCCGTTCCGACCGTCATGGGGCGATCGGGTGTGATGCAGCATCTGGAAATCGAACTCTGGCCGAAAGAACAGCTGGCACTCACCCAGTCCGGAAAAGTACTGCGGGAAACCGTTGATAAGGTACTGGGCGGGAATTGA
- a CDS encoding FHA domain-containing protein has translation MAVCLVPVNQGRPIVLDKAIILVGRHPDCDIVINDSPKISRKHCCLAIVNDRPVVRDLGSMNGVYVNGKKIDQQAWLKLHDELKIGNVAYHLENIGADFHKKKEQSDSQPETDSTPTKAPSVQHFKKPTKDVDISQQFPVAISDSGHNVSANDMLPSDELESVDDEDDEENYSDSHRFEGTGSNVEFISSSS, from the coding sequence ATGGCAGTCTGCTTAGTCCCCGTGAATCAAGGTCGCCCGATCGTGCTTGACAAGGCGATCATTCTCGTCGGACGCCACCCCGACTGTGATATCGTGATCAATGACAGTCCCAAGATCTCTCGCAAGCATTGTTGTCTCGCGATTGTGAATGACCGTCCTGTCGTTCGTGATCTGGGCAGCATGAACGGCGTTTATGTGAACGGCAAGAAGATTGACCAGCAGGCCTGGCTGAAACTGCATGATGAGCTGAAAATTGGAAACGTCGCCTATCATCTGGAAAATATTGGCGCCGACTTTCATAAGAAAAAAGAACAGTCTGACAGTCAGCCGGAGACAGACAGTACGCCTACCAAAGCACCGTCGGTCCAGCACTTTAAAAAGCCGACCAAAGACGTGGATATTTCCCAGCAGTTCCCGGTTGCCATTTCAGACAGTGGTCACAACGTAAGTGCAAACGATATGCTGCCCAGCGATGAACTGGAGAGCGTTGACGACGAAGACGATGAAGAAAATTATTCAGACAGTCACCGCTTTGAAGGGACTGGTTCCAACGTGGAATTCATTTCTTCTTCTTCGTAA
- a CDS encoding YybH family protein, producing the protein MKTALIYIAMITFTGVSLISENSASASDEDQKAVQAATSQFYTALNELFTGEVEPMKKVWSHQDDITFMGPDGSFLHGWKPIAAEWEKTGSMKLGGKVEASEIHTTVGPKLAIVSNYEIGHNKGPDGKMLKVKIRATSTFRKENGKWKMIGHHTDLLPFLLN; encoded by the coding sequence ATGAAGACTGCTCTGATTTATATAGCGATGATCACATTTACTGGTGTCAGTTTAATTTCTGAAAACTCGGCCTCTGCCAGTGATGAAGATCAGAAAGCCGTGCAGGCGGCAACCAGCCAGTTTTACACGGCTCTGAATGAGCTGTTTACCGGCGAAGTTGAGCCCATGAAAAAAGTCTGGTCGCACCAGGATGATATCACTTTTATGGGACCGGATGGCAGCTTTCTGCATGGCTGGAAACCGATTGCTGCTGAATGGGAAAAAACGGGCTCCATGAAACTGGGTGGTAAAGTGGAAGCATCAGAAATACACACCACAGTCGGACCGAAACTTGCCATCGTCAGTAACTACGAAATTGGTCATAACAAAGGGCCGGATGGAAAAATGCTGAAAGTCAAAATTCGAGCGACAAGCACCTTCAGAAAAGAAAACGGGAAATGGAAAATGATTGGCCATCACACCGACCTGCTTCCCTTTCTGTTGAACTAA
- a CDS encoding class II aldolase/adducin family protein yields MSNQWNSGIHDRKLKEEICEIGRRVYNKGFAAANDGNISIRVGENEVLCSPTMICKGFMKPDDICAVDLDGNQIAGTRKRTSEILLHLAIMKERPDVKAVVHCHPPHATAFAVAREPIPQCVLPEVEVFMGEVPMAPYETPGGQKFADTVVPFLKGGTNTIILTGHGTVTFGKSLEDAYWKTEILDAYCNILLLSKQLGRVTYFTENETRELLDLKKKLGFDDPRFHVEDCDLCGNSAFRDGYKEGIPQQKSFEPAPSYPGYLSKPSTQATPATNNGDSDQLIKAITDQVMSALGK; encoded by the coding sequence ATGTCAAATCAATGGAACAGTGGAATTCATGATCGGAAGCTGAAAGAAGAAATCTGCGAAATCGGACGTCGCGTTTACAACAAGGGCTTCGCAGCAGCCAACGACGGAAACATTTCCATTCGCGTCGGCGAAAACGAAGTGCTCTGCTCTCCTACCATGATCTGCAAAGGCTTCATGAAGCCAGACGACATCTGTGCTGTCGACCTTGATGGAAACCAGATTGCCGGTACCCGCAAACGCACCAGTGAAATTCTGTTGCACCTCGCAATCATGAAAGAACGTCCAGATGTCAAAGCCGTTGTGCACTGCCATCCTCCTCACGCGACCGCCTTCGCTGTTGCCCGCGAGCCCATTCCTCAGTGCGTACTGCCTGAAGTGGAAGTCTTCATGGGTGAAGTTCCCATGGCGCCTTATGAAACACCGGGCGGACAGAAGTTCGCTGACACAGTAGTGCCGTTCCTCAAAGGGGGCACGAACACGATCATCCTGACAGGACACGGCACCGTGACCTTTGGAAAATCACTGGAAGATGCCTATTGGAAAACAGAGATCCTGGATGCCTACTGCAATATCCTGCTGCTCTCCAAACAACTGGGTCGCGTGACTTACTTCACCGAAAACGAAACCCGGGAACTGCTTGACCTGAAGAAGAAGCTCGGATTTGACGATCCTCGTTTCCATGTCGAAGACTGTGACCTGTGTGGAAACAGCGCATTTCGTGATGGTTATAAAGAGGGAATTCCTCAGCAGAAATCCTTCGAACCGGCTCCCAGCTATCCCGGGTACCTGTCGAAACCTTCGACGCAGGCAACTCCTGCAACCAATAACGGAGACTCTGATCAGTTGATCAAAGCGATTACCGATCAAGTCATGTCGGCTCTGGGTAAATAA
- a CDS encoding YfhO family protein, translating to MSRSAKKKTRPSQPETSTPAGTPVFAGTILVLAIGLTWIFWYGLWSGGGLIGGDLYTYFFPQKTFFAERLQAGEFPLWNSNIGHGVPLVAESQTGAFYPFNYFAYRFLPVNTAYNFVQILHYILAFVFTGMYVRRLGYSLVAALFAGLVYTYGWFPSRICLEWAIIGGAWLPLTLWCVESFFQTRYWRYAILLCFALTMQILPGHFNLAFITQLMLVVYIPARIWVSRDETTEALKPYRRRTIILLLVAFISTYALSAVQLAPTWELKQLSQRAEVGERSHQPGYGHIPVWYLSQVVAPWAWYPYEVNLDAGLTAGSDATNQVEAHLYFGIASILLLIYGTWRGVWTRDRRLILLAVIGVLALLYTPGWLLPITKHLPGFSFFTGPGRYGILTTFAVAVIAGVCLERLTANWNRNLQLMVVAIICLFTTADFWIVSRYVTYAAIIPDPPINNLDRSALKKIVTDYGKPVRLFAPGANLPTLLGVASTPVYLGIGPEQYFNPKLTMPEPLPFKEPATPEQIAWLRNAGVTHILSQHPLDLNHWPVKPVWRDFDAVINPAWGRFDEPVYFYELQESRGRLAWKNPQENQNATLTGYRSNEIVIEAETPTEDTLILTDLMYPGWRVYVDGQPAEAELIEGMYRGVKLSAGKHEVVWAYQSGWFLIGAIVSCVTLLVLLTIAHFRFWHPILFQMKQRTMEVQPDIPASEITKKKK from the coding sequence TTGAGTCGTTCTGCAAAGAAGAAAACCCGGCCCTCCCAGCCGGAAACATCAACACCGGCAGGTACTCCCGTCTTCGCTGGCACGATCCTCGTCCTCGCCATCGGTTTAACGTGGATCTTCTGGTACGGCCTCTGGTCGGGTGGGGGGCTGATCGGCGGTGACCTTTATACCTACTTCTTTCCCCAAAAGACGTTCTTTGCCGAACGTCTGCAGGCAGGAGAATTTCCACTCTGGAATTCCAACATCGGACACGGCGTCCCGCTGGTTGCGGAAAGTCAGACCGGTGCATTCTACCCGTTCAACTACTTCGCCTACCGCTTTCTTCCCGTCAACACTGCCTACAACTTCGTCCAGATCTTGCACTATATTCTGGCGTTCGTCTTTACCGGCATGTATGTGAGACGCCTGGGCTACTCGCTGGTTGCTGCATTGTTTGCAGGACTCGTCTATACCTATGGTTGGTTTCCCTCGCGCATCTGCCTGGAATGGGCCATCATTGGGGGCGCCTGGCTGCCATTAACGCTGTGGTGCGTCGAGTCGTTTTTCCAGACCCGTTACTGGCGGTATGCGATACTATTGTGTTTCGCGCTGACGATGCAGATTCTGCCTGGCCACTTCAATCTGGCCTTTATCACACAATTGATGCTGGTCGTCTATATTCCTGCCCGCATCTGGGTCAGCCGCGACGAAACCACTGAAGCACTCAAACCCTATCGCCGACGGACCATCATACTTCTTCTGGTAGCTTTTATTTCCACCTATGCACTCTCAGCAGTACAGCTCGCGCCAACCTGGGAATTAAAACAACTCAGTCAACGGGCAGAAGTGGGCGAGCGTTCGCATCAACCCGGTTACGGACATATCCCGGTCTGGTATCTCTCGCAGGTGGTTGCCCCCTGGGCCTGGTACCCCTATGAAGTGAACCTGGATGCCGGACTGACAGCCGGCAGCGATGCCACCAATCAGGTCGAGGCCCATCTGTACTTCGGAATCGCCTCGATTCTCCTGCTGATTTATGGGACCTGGCGTGGCGTCTGGACGCGTGACCGCAGACTGATTCTGCTGGCTGTGATCGGTGTTCTGGCGCTGTTGTATACGCCAGGCTGGCTGCTTCCGATTACAAAACATCTGCCCGGCTTCAGTTTTTTCACCGGCCCCGGTCGTTATGGCATCCTGACCACATTCGCTGTCGCAGTCATTGCCGGCGTCTGCCTGGAACGACTGACAGCGAACTGGAATCGTAATCTGCAGTTGATGGTAGTCGCGATCATCTGCCTGTTTACTACTGCTGATTTCTGGATCGTCAGTCGTTATGTGACTTATGCTGCTATCATACCTGACCCGCCGATCAATAATTTAGACCGGAGTGCACTCAAAAAGATTGTGACAGACTACGGTAAACCGGTTCGCCTGTTTGCCCCGGGAGCCAATTTGCCTACTCTACTGGGCGTGGCTTCCACGCCTGTTTACCTGGGAATCGGTCCCGAACAGTATTTCAATCCAAAGCTGACAATGCCCGAGCCGCTGCCGTTCAAAGAACCCGCGACACCTGAGCAGATTGCATGGCTCCGCAATGCAGGTGTGACCCACATCCTCAGCCAGCATCCCCTCGACTTGAATCATTGGCCGGTAAAACCGGTCTGGAGAGATTTTGATGCGGTAATTAACCCCGCCTGGGGACGCTTCGACGAACCAGTTTACTTTTATGAACTTCAGGAATCGCGAGGTCGACTTGCCTGGAAAAATCCCCAGGAAAATCAAAACGCCACGCTTACAGGTTACCGCTCAAATGAAATTGTAATTGAAGCCGAGACGCCAACGGAAGATACACTCATCTTAACCGACTTGATGTATCCTGGCTGGAGGGTCTACGTCGATGGCCAACCTGCTGAAGCAGAACTGATCGAAGGCATGTACCGCGGCGTGAAACTTTCTGCGGGGAAACATGAAGTGGTCTGGGCATACCAGTCTGGCTGGTTTCTGATCGGGGCGATTGTCAGCTGCGTCACACTGTTGGTTTTATTGACGATTGCCCACTTCCGATTCTGGCATCCAATTCTGTTTCAAATGAAACAGCGGACAATGGAAGTGCAGCCTGATATCCCTGCCAGCGAGATTACGAAGAAGAAGAAATGA